One window from the genome of Pseudomonas frederiksbergensis encodes:
- a CDS encoding nucleotide sugar dehydrogenase, with product MRISIFGLGYVGAVCAGCLSARGHDVVGVDVAKDKIDMINAGKSPIVEPGLGELLAQGIQTGRLRGTTNFAEAIRDTDLSMICVGTPSKKNGDLELNYIEAVCREIGFVLREKSTRHTIVVRSTVLPGTVANVVIPILEDCSGKKAGVDFGVAVNPEFLRESTAIKDYDQPPMTVIGEFDTASGDVLQSLYEELDAPIIRKDIAVAEMIKYTCNVWHATKVTFANEIGNIAKAVGVDGREVMDVVCQDKALNLSQYYMRPGFAFGGSCLPKDVRALTYRASSLDVEAPLLNSLMRSNESQVQNAFDIVSSHDKRKVALLGLSFKAGTDDLRESPLVELAEMLIGKGFDLKIYDSNVEYARVHGANKDYIESKIPHVSSLLNADFDSVIDSSDIIILGNRDEKFRALTENVPEGKQVIDLVGFMSKATSPNGRTEGICW from the coding sequence ATGCGCATTAGCATATTTGGTTTGGGTTACGTCGGTGCAGTATGTGCCGGTTGCCTGTCTGCACGGGGCCATGACGTAGTTGGCGTAGATGTCGCCAAAGACAAAATCGACATGATCAACGCGGGTAAATCCCCGATCGTTGAACCGGGTCTTGGCGAGCTGTTGGCGCAAGGCATTCAAACCGGCCGACTGCGTGGTACTACCAACTTCGCCGAAGCAATTCGTGATACTGACCTGTCCATGATTTGCGTTGGCACGCCAAGTAAAAAGAATGGCGACCTGGAACTGAACTACATCGAAGCAGTGTGCCGTGAAATCGGTTTTGTCCTGCGCGAGAAGTCCACCCGCCACACCATCGTGGTTCGCAGTACTGTACTGCCAGGCACCGTTGCCAACGTGGTCATCCCGATCCTCGAAGACTGCTCCGGCAAGAAAGCCGGCGTTGATTTCGGCGTCGCGGTCAACCCTGAGTTCCTGCGTGAAAGCACCGCGATCAAGGACTACGACCAGCCGCCAATGACCGTCATCGGCGAGTTCGACACCGCCTCGGGCGATGTCCTGCAATCGCTGTACGAAGAGCTCGATGCGCCGATCATCCGCAAGGACATCGCCGTCGCCGAGATGATCAAGTACACCTGCAACGTCTGGCACGCCACCAAGGTGACGTTTGCCAACGAGATCGGCAACATCGCCAAGGCTGTCGGCGTCGATGGTCGTGAAGTGATGGACGTGGTCTGCCAGGACAAGGCGCTGAACCTTTCCCAGTACTACATGCGCCCTGGCTTCGCCTTCGGCGGTTCGTGCCTGCCAAAGGACGTGCGCGCCCTGACCTATCGCGCAAGCTCGCTGGACGTCGAAGCGCCGCTGCTCAACTCGTTGATGCGCAGCAACGAATCCCAAGTGCAGAACGCGTTCGACATCGTTTCCAGCCACGACAAGCGCAAAGTCGCCCTGCTGGGCCTGAGCTTCAAGGCCGGTACCGACGACCTGCGTGAAAGCCCACTGGTAGAGCTGGCGGAAATGCTGATCGGCAAGGGCTTCGACTTGAAGATCTACGACAGCAACGTCGAATACGCTCGTGTCCACGGTGCGAACAAGGATTACATCGAGTCGAAGATTCCTCACGTCTCGTCCTTGCTCAACGCCGACTTCGACTCGGTGATCGACAGCTCCGACATCATCATCCTGGGTAACCGCGACGAGAAGTTCCGCGCGCTGACCGAGAACGTACCGGAAGGCAAGCAGGTCATCGACCTGGTTGGCTTCATGTCCAAGGCCACCTCTCCGAATGGCCGGACCGAAGGTATCTGCTGGTAA
- the yaaA gene encoding peroxide stress protein YaaA has product MLMVISPAKTLDFETPPAIERFTLPQYLDHSQELVEQLRELSPAQISELMHVSDKIGGLNAARFGSWNPAFTPANAKQALLAFKGDVYTGLDAQSLGEADLDYAQQHLRMLSGLYGLLRPLDLMQPYRLEMGTKLANARGKDLYAFWGTRISEWLNEALAEQGDDVLLNLASNEYFTAVKRSALKARVIDTEFKDLKNGQYKIISFYAKKARGLMSRFVIEQRIDDPAALKAFDVQGYRYNPEQSSPQKLVFLRDHAPQ; this is encoded by the coding sequence ATGCTGATGGTGATTTCCCCCGCCAAGACCCTCGATTTCGAAACACCGCCGGCCATCGAGCGCTTCACCCTGCCGCAGTACCTGGACCATTCCCAGGAATTGGTCGAGCAACTGCGTGAACTGTCGCCGGCCCAGATCAGCGAACTGATGCACGTTTCGGACAAGATCGGCGGCCTCAACGCCGCGCGGTTCGGCAGTTGGAACCCGGCATTCACTCCGGCCAACGCCAAACAGGCGTTGCTCGCCTTCAAGGGCGACGTTTATACCGGCCTCGACGCGCAAAGCCTCGGTGAAGCCGATCTCGACTACGCCCAGCAGCACCTGCGCATGCTGTCAGGCTTGTATGGCCTGCTGCGCCCACTGGACCTGATGCAGCCTTATCGCCTGGAGATGGGCACGAAGCTGGCCAACGCCCGGGGCAAGGACTTATATGCGTTCTGGGGCACCCGCATCAGCGAATGGTTGAACGAAGCCCTGGCCGAACAGGGTGACGACGTATTGTTGAACCTGGCGTCCAATGAATACTTCACGGCGGTAAAACGCAGTGCACTGAAAGCACGCGTGATCGATACCGAATTCAAGGATCTCAAGAACGGCCAGTACAAAATCATCAGTTTCTACGCCAAAAAAGCCAGGGGCCTGATGAGCCGATTTGTCATTGAGCAGCGCATTGATGACCCCGCGGCACTCAAGGCATTCGACGTGCAGGGTTATCGCTACAACCCCGAACAATCGTCCCCACAAAAACTGGTCTTCTTGCGCGACCACGCCCCGCAATAA
- a CDS encoding polysaccharide deacetylase family protein, whose product MRIVLLLSAWLLSFAAVAAPNDVATLDRSTWPEQLGNPTLFDVASRAEILMFARVLLDVDAMDEVALKQYLGLRSVNMAAVDALRARLWQRLLSSYNFAQRSCELDASFCYLVEDMGTLKEEAGRFQLDDNSYYIKWAEPSRIFHTHYRDELLRKAALFPQVSSEVERFGDYERNGEQMNDRLFLLTFDSGANVAPDNTPWLTEYLRKSNMNGTFFVLGKDIQARLADRSVNDLQALYSRQCVGVQGWEFRSHSFWQDWQDSVRRSVDLVKGKLPENFVPLFRPPQGQRRGDAQSFFRTQGLQVALWDIDPQDSANRLKPEQSAQRALTLMLLWRHGVINFNAKQDAVKTALPWLIAQTAQSGIGWEDCQDAFR is encoded by the coding sequence TTGCGTATCGTCCTTCTACTGTCGGCCTGGTTGTTGAGTTTCGCTGCGGTCGCCGCACCCAACGATGTCGCCACCCTGGACCGCAGCACCTGGCCTGAGCAACTCGGCAACCCGACGCTGTTCGATGTCGCCTCGCGGGCCGAAATCCTGATGTTCGCCCGGGTGTTGCTGGACGTCGACGCCATGGATGAAGTGGCGCTCAAGCAGTACCTTGGGTTGCGCTCGGTCAATATGGCGGCGGTCGACGCGCTGCGCGCGCGGCTTTGGCAACGCCTGCTATCGAGCTACAACTTCGCCCAGCGAAGTTGCGAACTGGACGCATCCTTCTGCTATCTGGTCGAAGACATGGGGACCTTGAAGGAGGAGGCGGGCAGGTTCCAGCTCGATGACAACTCGTATTACATCAAGTGGGCCGAGCCGAGCCGGATCTTCCATACCCACTATCGGGATGAACTGCTGCGCAAGGCGGCCCTGTTCCCTCAAGTCAGCAGCGAAGTCGAGCGTTTTGGCGATTACGAGCGCAACGGCGAGCAGATGAACGACCGGCTGTTTTTGCTGACCTTCGACAGCGGCGCCAATGTCGCGCCGGATAACACCCCGTGGCTGACGGAATACCTGCGCAAATCGAACATGAACGGCACGTTCTTCGTACTGGGCAAGGATATCCAGGCGCGGCTTGCGGATCGCTCGGTCAACGATCTCCAGGCCCTTTATTCGCGGCAATGCGTCGGCGTGCAGGGCTGGGAGTTTCGCTCTCACAGTTTCTGGCAGGATTGGCAGGATTCGGTGCGGCGCAGCGTCGATCTGGTCAAGGGCAAGCTGCCGGAGAACTTCGTGCCGCTGTTCCGCCCGCCCCAAGGCCAGCGCCGGGGCGATGCGCAATCGTTTTTCCGGACCCAGGGTTTGCAAGTGGCACTGTGGGACATTGATCCCCAGGACAGCGCGAACCGTCTCAAGCCCGAACAGAGCGCCCAGCGAGCACTGACCCTCATGCTGTTGTGGCGCCATGGCGTGATCAACTTCAACGCCAAGCAGGACGCAGTGAAAACCGCGCTGCCCTGGCTCATTGCGCAAACGGCACAAAGCGGGATCGGTTGGGAGGATTGTCAGGACGCGTTTCGCTGA
- a CDS encoding PhoH family protein, whose protein sequence is MDDHGRSPSSNQPILYVLDTNVLIHDPNALLNFEEHHVALPMTVLEELDKLKSGHHSVAAECRQAIRLIDKTLGDASPEDVELGVPIQRGKSGPKGLLSILMSKRTEPNLVLPEHLNDNIIINQLIDLHARNKDQAVVLVTKDINMRLKARACGIAAEDYSTDQLVDDVSLLPNGYHTMTGSFWDRVSKVETRQDHGRTWHQVQLIDNLPAVHLNEFIIDEQGFVGWIKEIQVDKLLILDLHQEPLLHQEAWGLKPRDIYQSLALFALLDPDIHLVNLSGAAGSGKTILALAAAIEQTMVSKRYRRIIATRSVQGLDQEIGFLPGTEAEKMEPWLGAITDNLEALHMDDESTHGSVDYILSKVPLQFKSLNYIRGRSFQQSLILIDECQNLTPHQMKTIITRAGAGSKVVCLGNLAQIDTPYLSATSSGLTYLTERFKDFPNGVHITLQGVPRSILAEYAESHL, encoded by the coding sequence ATGGATGACCACGGACGTAGCCCTTCCTCCAACCAGCCAATCCTGTATGTACTCGATACCAACGTATTGATCCACGATCCAAACGCGCTGCTGAACTTCGAAGAACACCACGTTGCCCTTCCGATGACCGTCCTTGAAGAGCTGGACAAGCTCAAGAGCGGGCATCACAGCGTGGCGGCCGAATGTCGCCAGGCGATCCGCCTGATCGACAAGACCCTGGGGGACGCCTCTCCCGAAGACGTCGAGCTGGGCGTGCCGATCCAGCGCGGCAAAAGCGGTCCCAAGGGCTTGCTCTCGATCCTGATGAGCAAGCGCACCGAGCCCAACCTGGTACTGCCCGAACACCTGAACGACAACATCATCATCAACCAATTGATCGACCTGCACGCGCGCAACAAGGACCAAGCCGTGGTGCTGGTGACCAAAGACATCAACATGCGCCTCAAGGCCCGCGCCTGCGGGATAGCGGCCGAGGACTACAGCACCGACCAACTGGTCGACGACGTGTCGCTGCTGCCCAACGGCTATCACACGATGACCGGCTCCTTCTGGGACCGCGTAAGCAAGGTCGAAACCCGTCAGGACCACGGGCGCACCTGGCACCAGGTGCAACTGATCGACAACCTGCCGGCGGTGCACCTCAACGAATTCATCATTGACGAACAAGGCTTCGTCGGCTGGATCAAGGAAATCCAGGTCGATAAACTGCTGATTCTCGACCTGCATCAGGAACCCCTGTTGCATCAAGAGGCATGGGGCCTCAAGCCTCGTGACATCTACCAAAGCCTGGCGCTGTTCGCCTTGCTCGATCCGGACATCCACCTGGTCAACCTGTCCGGCGCCGCCGGCTCCGGCAAGACCATCCTGGCCCTGGCCGCCGCCATCGAGCAGACCATGGTCAGCAAACGCTACCGGCGCATCATCGCCACCCGCAGCGTGCAGGGCCTCGACCAGGAGATCGGCTTCCTGCCCGGCACCGAAGCGGAAAAAATGGAGCCGTGGCTGGGCGCAATCACCGACAACCTCGAAGCCTTGCACATGGACGACGAAAGCACCCATGGCAGCGTCGACTACATCCTCAGCAAAGTGCCGTTGCAGTTCAAATCCCTCAACTACATCCGGGGTCGCAGCTTCCAGCAGAGCCTGATCCTGATCGACGAATGCCAGAACCTGACCCCGCACCAGATGAAAACCATCATCACCCGTGCCGGCGCCGGTTCCAAAGTGGTGTGCCTGGGTAACCTGGCACAGATCGACACCCCTTACCTGTCCGCGACCAGCTCCGGGCTGACCTACCTGACCGAACGTTTCAAGGACTTCCCCAACGGCGTCCACATCACCCTGCAAGGCGTACCGCGCTCGATCCTGGCCGAATACGCTGAGTCTCATCTGTAA
- the moaC gene encoding cyclic pyranopterin monophosphate synthase MoaC yields the protein MLTHLDSQGRANMVDVTDKAVTFREATAEAFVRMLPDTLQMIVSGGHPKGDVFAVARIAGIQAAKKTSDLIPLCHPLMLTSVKVELNAEGEDRVRIVARCKLSGQTGVEMEALTAASVAALTIYDMCKAVDRAMTIEGVRVLEKLGGKSGHFQADAP from the coding sequence GTGCTGACTCATCTCGATTCCCAAGGTCGCGCCAACATGGTCGACGTGACCGACAAGGCCGTGACCTTCCGTGAAGCCACCGCCGAAGCCTTTGTACGCATGCTGCCCGACACCCTGCAAATGATCGTCAGTGGCGGCCACCCCAAGGGCGATGTATTTGCCGTTGCCCGTATTGCCGGTATCCAGGCTGCCAAGAAAACCAGCGACCTGATTCCCCTCTGCCACCCGCTGATGCTCACCAGCGTCAAGGTCGAGCTCAATGCCGAAGGTGAGGATCGCGTGCGCATCGTTGCCCGTTGCAAACTGTCGGGGCAGACCGGTGTGGAAATGGAAGCGCTCACCGCCGCCAGCGTCGCCGCGCTGACCATCTACGACATGTGCAAGGCCGTGGACCGTGCCATGACCATCGAAGGCGTGCGGGTGCTGGAAAAACTCGGCGGCAAGAGCGGCCATTTCCAGGCGGATGCCCCATGA
- the moaD gene encoding molybdopterin converting factor subunit 1, whose product MKIIVKFFARYREALGVDSVQVEGDFSTVEDVRALLAQRDGAEVLKEQNLMCARNEELCQLDEPLADGDEVAFFPTVTGG is encoded by the coding sequence ATGAAAATCATCGTGAAATTTTTTGCGCGCTATCGCGAAGCGCTTGGCGTGGATTCGGTACAGGTCGAAGGCGATTTTTCCACCGTCGAGGATGTGCGCGCGTTGCTTGCGCAGCGCGACGGCGCCGAGGTCCTGAAGGAGCAAAACCTGATGTGCGCACGCAACGAAGAGCTGTGCCAGCTCGACGAACCATTGGCAGACGGTGACGAAGTCGCGTTTTTCCCCACCGTGACCGGAGGCTGA
- the moaE gene encoding molybdopterin synthase catalytic subunit MoaE: MAIRVQVEPFDPGVEVNAMHAANVGVGAVVSFVGYVRDFNDGLDVSGMFLEHYPGMTEKALGKIAIEAEQRWPLLKLEVLHRIGALEPGEPIVFVGAASAHRQAAFDACAFVMDYLKTRAPFWKKENTVDGPRWVEGRDSDHAAADRWKQ; the protein is encoded by the coding sequence ATGGCCATTCGTGTGCAGGTCGAGCCGTTCGATCCGGGAGTTGAAGTCAATGCGATGCACGCGGCCAATGTCGGCGTGGGAGCGGTGGTGAGCTTTGTCGGCTACGTGCGTGATTTCAATGACGGTCTCGATGTGTCGGGGATGTTCCTGGAGCATTACCCGGGCATGACCGAAAAAGCCCTGGGCAAGATCGCCATCGAGGCCGAGCAGCGCTGGCCATTGCTCAAGCTCGAAGTGCTGCACCGCATCGGCGCCCTGGAGCCGGGTGAGCCGATTGTTTTTGTCGGCGCTGCCAGCGCCCATCGCCAGGCGGCGTTCGACGCCTGCGCCTTTGTGATGGATTACCTCAAGACCCGTGCGCCGTTCTGGAAGAAGGAAAACACCGTCGACGGCCCGCGCTGGGTGGAAGGGCGGGACAGTGATCATGCGGCGGCGGATCGCTGGAAGCAGTAG
- a CDS encoding ABC transporter substrate-binding protein, which translates to MKKLPLITGLALSLLASSSLFAAEKTLRIGIEAAYPPFASKTSEGKIEGFDYDIGNALCAQMQVKCEWIEGEFDGLIPSLKVKKIDLALSSMTITEERKKSVDFTHKYYFTSSRLVMKEGAVVDDQYASLKGKTVGVQRATTTDRFATEVFEPKGVTVKRYSNNEEIYMDLASGRLDAIFADTIPLEDFLSMPRGKGYAFVGPELKDPKYVGEGAGIAVRKGNTQLVADLNAAIDGIRANGEYQKIQAKYFKSDIYGD; encoded by the coding sequence ATGAAGAAACTCCCCCTCATTACCGGCCTGGCCTTGAGCCTGTTGGCCTCCAGCAGTCTGTTCGCCGCCGAGAAAACCTTGCGCATCGGTATCGAGGCCGCTTATCCACCGTTTGCTTCCAAGACCTCGGAAGGCAAGATCGAAGGTTTCGACTACGACATAGGCAATGCCTTGTGCGCGCAGATGCAGGTCAAGTGCGAGTGGATCGAAGGGGAGTTCGACGGACTGATCCCGTCCCTCAAGGTGAAGAAGATCGACTTGGCGCTGTCGTCCATGACCATCACCGAAGAGCGCAAGAAGTCGGTGGATTTCACCCACAAGTACTATTTCACTTCGTCGCGGCTGGTAATGAAGGAAGGCGCTGTAGTCGATGACCAGTACGCCAGCCTTAAGGGCAAGACCGTGGGCGTGCAGCGGGCCACCACCACGGATCGTTTCGCCACGGAAGTCTTCGAGCCAAAAGGCGTGACGGTCAAGCGCTACAGCAATAACGAAGAAATCTACATGGATCTGGCGTCGGGGCGCCTGGACGCGATTTTCGCCGACACGATCCCGCTGGAAGATTTCCTGTCGATGCCTCGTGGCAAGGGCTACGCGTTTGTCGGGCCGGAGCTCAAGGATCCGAAATACGTCGGTGAGGGTGCCGGGATTGCGGTGCGCAAAGGCAATACCCAACTGGTGGCGGACTTGAACGCGGCCATCGACGGGATTAGGGCCAATGGCGAGTACCAGAAGATCCAGGCCAAGTATTTCAAGTCGGATATCTACGGAGACTGA
- a CDS encoding transcriptional regulator, protein MNAPQADPALDNFRTIADAIATLFYPHAEVVLHDLRTQRVDYIANNLSKREVGNDSSLEDMLSEDVSERNIGPYEKLNWDGQKIRSLSSVLRDADGHPLAVLCINLNISLFENAKAALDLFLSPSKLIAQPDSLFRDDWQERINTFLHAWMRERQLSLNLLNRDHKRELVLALHAEGAFKGKSASNYVANVLNMGRATVYKHLKELKG, encoded by the coding sequence ATGAATGCCCCGCAAGCCGATCCGGCACTGGATAATTTCCGCACTATCGCCGATGCCATCGCCACGCTGTTCTATCCCCACGCTGAAGTGGTGTTGCATGACCTGCGCACGCAACGGGTCGATTACATCGCCAACAACCTGTCCAAGCGCGAAGTGGGCAACGACTCGTCCTTGGAAGACATGCTCAGCGAAGACGTCAGCGAACGAAACATCGGGCCATACGAGAAGTTGAATTGGGACGGCCAGAAAATCCGCAGCCTCAGCAGCGTGCTGCGAGACGCAGACGGCCACCCGCTGGCGGTGCTGTGCATCAACCTGAATATCTCGCTGTTTGAAAACGCCAAGGCAGCGCTGGACCTGTTCCTGTCACCGAGCAAGTTGATTGCACAGCCGGACTCGCTGTTTCGCGATGATTGGCAGGAGCGGATCAACACCTTCCTCCACGCCTGGATGCGCGAGCGTCAATTGAGCCTGAACCTGCTGAACCGCGACCACAAGCGCGAGCTGGTACTGGCACTGCATGCCGAGGGTGCATTCAAGGGCAAGAGCGCGTCCAACTATGTGGCGAACGTGCTGAACATGGGGCGGGCGACGGTGTACAAACATCTGAAGGAGTTGAAGGGCTGA
- a CDS encoding NAD(P)/FAD-dependent oxidoreductase: MTQADFIIIGGGIAGASTGYWLAPHGRVIVLERETHPAYHSTGRSAALYTAAYGTPQVRALTQASRDFFDAPPTGFCEHPLLTPRGEMTVDFTGDPTELNNQYLSAKATVPQMQLLSAEEACVRLPILRREKVHGAIYDPTACDIDTDALHQGYLRGIRRSGGEVHTDSEVLDLIRDDQGQWQVRTASQTFCAPVLINAAGAWADQVAEMAGAPKLGLQPKRRAAFIFAGPEGVDIHDWPMLVSLDESFYMKPDAGMFLGSPANADPVEPHDVQPEELDIAMGIYQIEEATTLTIRRPTRTWAGLRSFVHDGDLLAGFDPHVPGLFWVAAQGGYGIQTSPAMGQASAALVRGEPLPEPLARFGLNAAMLSPARLGGPSPR; this comes from the coding sequence GGCGGCGGCATCGCCGGTGCCTCCACCGGCTATTGGCTCGCGCCCCACGGCCGGGTCATTGTGCTCGAACGCGAAACTCATCCGGCCTACCATTCCACCGGACGCTCGGCGGCGCTGTACACCGCCGCTTATGGCACGCCACAGGTAAGGGCGTTGACCCAGGCCAGCCGGGATTTTTTCGACGCCCCGCCAACCGGTTTCTGCGAGCATCCGTTGCTCACACCACGCGGCGAGATGACTGTGGATTTCACCGGTGACCCGACCGAACTGAACAACCAATACCTCAGCGCCAAGGCCACGGTGCCGCAGATGCAGCTGCTCAGCGCCGAAGAAGCCTGCGTGCGGCTGCCGATATTGCGGCGGGAAAAAGTCCACGGCGCGATCTATGACCCCACTGCCTGTGACATCGACACCGATGCGCTGCACCAAGGTTATTTGCGCGGCATCCGTCGCAGCGGCGGCGAGGTGCACACCGACAGCGAAGTGCTCGACTTGATCCGGGACGATCAAGGGCAATGGCAGGTCAGGACCGCCAGCCAGACTTTCTGCGCGCCCGTGCTGATCAACGCGGCCGGCGCCTGGGCCGACCAAGTGGCCGAAATGGCCGGTGCGCCCAAGCTGGGGCTGCAACCAAAGCGGCGGGCAGCATTCATTTTCGCCGGCCCCGAGGGCGTGGACATTCATGACTGGCCGATGCTGGTGAGCCTCGACGAGTCCTTCTACATGAAGCCGGACGCCGGCATGTTCCTCGGTTCGCCCGCCAATGCCGATCCCGTCGAGCCTCACGACGTACAGCCCGAAGAGCTGGACATTGCCATGGGTATCTACCAGATCGAAGAAGCGACCACCCTGACCATCCGCCGCCCGACTCGCACCTGGGCCGGACTGCGCAGTTTCGTGCACGACGGCGATCTACTGGCCGGTTTCGATCCACATGTGCCCGGCCTTTTCTGGGTCGCGGCCCAAGGCGGCTACGGCATCCAGACCTCCCCCGCCATGGGCCAGGCCAGCGCGGCCCTGGTGCGCGGAGAACCATTGCCCGAACCCTTGGCCCGTTTCGGCCTGAACGCTGCGATGTTGTCACCCGCACGCCTGGGCGGACCTTCACCAAGGTGA